The following proteins come from a genomic window of Candidatus Cloacimonadota bacterium:
- a CDS encoding sugar metabolism transcriptional regulator translates to MLTKILNLFKERKIINLSDLSIHFKTDRSAMQGMLQQLIRKGYIELLNAECSTCSANCKSCSFVEEKEYYRLNED, encoded by the coding sequence ATGTTAACGAAAATCCTCAATTTATTCAAAGAAAGAAAAATTATCAACTTATCCGACCTTTCAATCCATTTCAAAACCGACAGAAGTGCGATGCAGGGAATGCTCCAACAATTGATCAGAAAAGGATATATCGAACTTTTAAATGCAGAATGTTCGACCTGTTCAGCGAATTGTAAAAGTTGTTCGTTTGTTGAAGAGAAGGAATATTATAGATTGAATGAAGATTGA